From the Gemmatimonadales bacterium genome, the window GGCGCGATCTCGGGCCGGAAGCGGAGCACCACCCGCGCCTCGCCCTCGACCGTGTCCTCGTCGTAGGCGTCGCACAGCACGACCAGGGCCAGGCGGTCGGCGCCGAGCGAGGTCTCGATCACGTACGGCAGGTAGCGCTCGTTCCGCTCCTGGTCGAAGTACTCGAGCTTCTTGCCGGACGCCTGCTGGTGGCGCGACAGATCGAAGTCGGTGCGGTTGTGGATCCCCTCGAACTCCTGCCAGCCGAACGGGAACTCGAACTCGATGTCGTAGGCCGCCTTGGCGTAGTGCGCCAGCTCGCCGGGCCCGTGCTGGTGCCAACGCAGCTTCGCGGCGTCGCGCACCAGCGCCGCCTGCCAGGCCATGCGCTGCTCGCGCCAGTACTCGAACCACTTCTCGTCCTCGCCCGGCCGCACGAAGAACTGCATCTCCATCTGCTCGAACTCGCGGGTCCGGAAGATGAAGTTCCCGGGCGTGATCTCGTTGCGGAACGCCTTCCCGATCTGCGCGATGCCGAACGGGATCTTCTGCCGCGAGCCCTGGAGCACGTTGAGGTAGTTGACGTAGATGCCCTGCGCGGTCTCCGGCCGCAGGTACACCACCGCCGCGTCCTCCTCCACCGGCCCCATGAACGTCTTGAACATCAGGTTGAACATCCGCGGCGCGGTGAGCGAGCCCCGGGTGCCGCAGGCGGGGCACTGCGCGTCGGGCTGCCCCGGCGTGCCCTTGATGCGCGGGTCGTCGCCGCGGAAGCGTTGCTTGCAGTGCTTGCAGTCCACCAGCGGGTCGGTGAACCCCGCCACGTGGCCCGAGGCCTCCCACACCCGCGGCGACATCAGGATGCCGGCGTCCAGGCCCTCGATGTCGTCCCGGGCGTGGACCATCGCGCGCCACCAGCGGTCCTTGATGTTGCGCTTCAGCTCGACGCCCAGGGGACCGTAGTCCCACACCGAGCCGAGGCCGCCGTAGATCTCCGACGACTGGAAGACGAAGCCGCGCCGCTTCGCCAGCGACACCAGCTTCTCCATGCGATCGCTGTCCGCCATGAGCCCTGCTGAACCCGAGGTGGAGGTTGGAGGAGGCGGAGGAAATTACCCCCGGTCCGACGGTGCGAGCAAGCAGCGTCTCGCCCGCGCGTGGCCCGGGGCCCCCCCGGCGCGCGCACCCGGCGCCCTCCCGGCCGGAAGTGGCGTAACCGGAAGTCCGCGAGAGGGTTGTGCAATCCGCCACAGTTTCCTATCTTGGCGTTTCATGACCGAAGCTGGCGTCCTTTCGCGCCCGGTGGCGCGGCCCGACCTATTGCTCAGGCGGGTCGGCTCCGAGTGGGTGCTCTACGATGCGGCGCGGGCGAAAGCCCACGTCCTCAACCTCACCGCCGCCGTCATCTGGACCTACTGTGACGGGACCTTCGAGCGATCGGCAATCGCCGACGCGATCGTCAGGGACGTGCCCGGCCTCGACATCACCCGCATCAAGGACGACATCGACGACGTGCTCCGCCGGTTCGCCGACGAGGGCCTGCTGCGCTAGTGCGCGAGCGGCGGATCGCCGTCGCGCCCCAGGTCCTGGAGTTCGCGAGCGACGACCCCATCGCCGCGCGGGCGCTGGCCGCCCTGTACCACGCGGAGCCGGCGACCACGCTCGAGCCGACCCTCCGCTACGCGCTGCGACGCGCGCCCCGCGGCGCGGCCGAGGGCTGGGTGGCCACGAGTCCGGCGCGGGCGGAGTTCGGGCCGGCCGCCCTCGGCGACGCCTGGGCCTTTCTCGAGTGGCGCGCGACGGAGGACCTCCTCAACCAGCCGACCCCGGACGTCGTGTTCCTGCACGCGGGCGGCGTGGACATCGGGGGCCGCCTCGTCCTGATCGTGGGCGACTCGGGGTCCGGCAAGTCCACGCTCGTCGCTCACCTGATGCTCCGCGGGCATCGGATGCTCGGTGACGACGTGGTGCGGTTTGCACCAGCCGACGGAGCGTTCTCCGCGGTCGGCCGGTCGGTGAAGCTCGATGCGAACTCGTTGCGGCAGATGCCCTTGATCGCGGGCCGCTGCGCGGCAGCGGTGGTCGGAACGGTTCTTGCCGCCGGTTCCTATTATGTCAGCCCTGCGGCATTTCGCCGTAGCTGGCAGGCGGACGCCGGGCGGCCGTGGGCCGTCCTCCTGCTCGATCCGCGCGACCGGGCGGGCTCCCCGGGGGTAGTGCGGACGAGCGAGGGCGAGGCCGCAGTGTACGTTACGCAGAGAGTGCTGGGCGAGGCCGCGGGCGATGCGCCGCGGCAGGAGGACCTGACGGTGCGTCTACTCGATTGTCTGGCCGACGTGGCCGCCTACCGCGCCGTCGGCGGCGACCCCGCCGCGGTGGCCGCGGCCCTGGAGCGGGAGGCCGCGCGGTGAGCCCCGGCCCAATTCCGACGGCCGGCGGCGAAGTCAGCCGGCGCGAGATGCTCGGCGCGCTCGCGCGCTGGAGCGTGCCGACCGTCCTCACCATCGCCCTGGCCGCGCGCACGGCCGCCGCCGCGTCCTGCCCGCCGTGCACCAAGAAGTCGGGCGGCCGGTGCCGGGCCTGCACGATGAACCAGATCCTCAATTGCCAGTGCGAGCCGTGCCTCGGCGCTCCGTACTGCTCCAACGGCGCCCGCGCACCCACCGCCGACCTCCAGGGCGCGCAGGCCTCACCGCTCGCCCGCAGCCCGCAGGCCATTCCGCTGTTCGACCTGAACCCGAACCCGCTCTACTCGCCGTACCAGGCCTCTCCGTTCGGCCGGCCCTACGGCGCGCGTCCCTACGCCACGTTGCGCGATTCCGTGCTCCAGTCGAGGAGCAGCCTGTACGAACGCTTGCGGTCTGAACAGCGGAGGCCTTTCTGAGCCCGTCACCGAGCGGCCGGACCCACGGCCTCAGCCCCGAGCGCCAGGTCCACCTGCGGGACATCGTGCGCGTCC encodes:
- a CDS encoding glycine--tRNA ligase, with amino-acid sequence MADSDRMEKLVSLAKRRGFVFQSSEIYGGLGSVWDYGPLGVELKRNIKDRWWRAMVHARDDIEGLDAGILMSPRVWEASGHVAGFTDPLVDCKHCKQRFRGDDPRIKGTPGQPDAQCPACGTRGSLTAPRMFNLMFKTFMGPVEEDAAVVYLRPETAQGIYVNYLNVLQGSRQKIPFGIAQIGKAFRNEITPGNFIFRTREFEQMEMQFFVRPGEDEKWFEYWREQRMAWQAALVRDAAKLRWHQHGPGELAHYAKAAYDIEFEFPFGWQEFEGIHNRTDFDLSRHQQASGKKLEYFDQERNERYLPYVIETSLGADRLALVVLCDAYDEDTVEGEARVVLRFRPEIAPIKAAVLPLVKKDGMPEIARRIYDELRGRFTMFYDDGGSIGRRYRRQDEAGTPFAVTVDGQTTQDGTVTVRHRDTLVQDRIAAASLATWLAERLAP
- a CDS encoding PqqD family protein, producing the protein MTEAGVLSRPVARPDLLLRRVGSEWVLYDAARAKAHVLNLTAAVIWTYCDGTFERSAIADAIVRDVPGLDITRIKDDIDDVLRRFADEGLLR